The following are encoded in a window of Candidatus Kryptoniota bacterium genomic DNA:
- a CDS encoding alpha/beta fold hydrolase: MVIKQRGNLTLIIPVVSFLVFSVSAEKFSFGQERSGYVSTGRDSLYYEVYGRGFPLVVLHGGPGLDHTYLLPQMLSLSKKCELIFYDQRASGKSGGDVDSASITIEHFVNDLDRLREGLHLKRINILGHSWGGLLAMEYAIRYPVRVRKIILVSSIGPTPEWEIPFTSNREGRRTPNDSAALAGIMASGAFINRVPPVMEQFARLFFRSYFYNQNLADSLTITFSPETSKNFLAIFALMSREFARYDISSELSKLTCPVLILHGEEDPIPLETAKLIQSSIPGSKLVALKKCGHFPFVEAPVQFFRNCQKFLVNGR, translated from the coding sequence ATGGTCATAAAGCAGCGGGGCAATCTTACTCTAATAATCCCGGTCGTCTCCTTTCTGGTATTCTCCGTATCAGCTGAGAAGTTTTCGTTCGGGCAGGAGAGAAGCGGATACGTCAGCACCGGCCGCGATTCGCTCTACTACGAAGTCTATGGTCGGGGATTCCCGTTAGTTGTTTTGCACGGCGGCCCCGGGCTGGACCACACTTACCTGCTGCCGCAAATGTTGAGTCTCTCTAAGAAGTGCGAACTCATTTTCTATGACCAGAGAGCGAGTGGCAAGTCCGGCGGAGACGTGGACTCAGCATCGATCACGATAGAGCATTTTGTGAACGACCTCGATCGTCTAAGGGAGGGCCTTCATCTGAAACGGATAAATATCCTCGGCCACTCATGGGGCGGGCTTCTTGCGATGGAGTATGCAATTCGATATCCAGTGAGAGTGCGGAAGATAATTCTTGTCAGCTCGATAGGGCCGACGCCAGAATGGGAAATTCCATTTACGAGCAACAGGGAGGGCAGGAGGACTCCCAACGACAGTGCAGCACTTGCAGGGATCATGGCTTCTGGAGCCTTTATCAACCGGGTCCCTCCTGTCATGGAACAATTCGCCCGACTTTTCTTCCGCAGTTATTTCTACAATCAGAACCTCGCCGACAGTCTCACAATAACTTTCTCCCCTGAAACCTCGAAGAATTTTCTAGCCATCTTCGCCCTAATGTCAAGAGAGTTTGCCCGTTATGACATCAGCTCCGAACTGAGCAAGCTGACCTGTCCTGTTTTGATACTGCACGGCGAGGAAGACCCTATTCCTCTGGAGACTGCGAAGCTGATTCAATCCTCGATACCTGGCTCGAAACTTGTCGCCTTGAAAAAATGCGGCCATTTCCCGTTTGTTGAAGCGCCGGTGCAGTTCTTCAGAAATTGCCAGAAGTTCCTGGTGAACGGGCGGTAA